The following are encoded in a window of Risungbinella massiliensis genomic DNA:
- a CDS encoding coproporphyrinogen III oxidase, protein MLWIGVHGLEERFFRNLELLASLFYEEVKVRAATGEEEHVVQFHIIEEEKCCRAEVKLTRSKGEEEIVASFAREWDVQMEENDKRKRRKQTISAAFLHVYQQLTGVEQPWGILTGVRPVKLYHSFVQKGMSPTEIKALLTTDYLIHPSKVDLIEEIVERQRTVLPDLYEIDQEISLYIGIPFCPTKCAYCTFPAYAIRGRNGSVEEFLLGLQEEVRSLGEWIREKNLRVTTIYFGGGTPTSITAEQMEELFIEMERSIPGFHEVRELTVEAGRPDTLSPDKIELMKKWKVDRISINPQSFKEDTLKLIGRHHTVKETLEKYQLAMEMGLTNINMDLIIGLPNEGVSDFARSLEIVDKLRPESITVHTLSFKRGSHMSQNKTKYTVADRYETAEMVQMARDWTIEKGYVPYYLYRQKNILGNQENVGYALPSRESLYNILIMEERQTIIGLGCGAVSKIVTPGTGAIDRLPNPKEPQAYIDTYREHIQEKIAKLNEIYAEKPPTV, encoded by the coding sequence ATGTTATGGATTGGAGTACATGGACTGGAGGAGCGATTTTTTCGCAATCTAGAGCTTCTTGCTAGTCTTTTCTATGAAGAAGTAAAAGTACGAGCTGCTACAGGCGAAGAAGAACATGTCGTGCAGTTCCATATTATAGAAGAAGAAAAATGTTGCCGTGCAGAAGTAAAACTGACACGAAGCAAGGGAGAAGAGGAGATTGTTGCCTCGTTTGCTCGTGAGTGGGATGTCCAGATGGAGGAGAATGATAAGCGAAAGCGTCGCAAACAGACAATTAGCGCGGCATTTTTACATGTATATCAGCAGTTGACTGGAGTAGAGCAACCTTGGGGGATTTTAACCGGAGTACGTCCTGTAAAGCTTTATCATAGCTTTGTACAGAAGGGAATGTCACCTACTGAGATAAAAGCATTGCTAACAACTGATTATCTGATTCATCCGTCAAAAGTAGATTTAATCGAAGAGATCGTAGAGCGTCAACGGACTGTTTTACCAGATCTATATGAAATTGACCAAGAAATCAGTCTCTATATTGGAATTCCATTTTGTCCAACCAAGTGTGCCTATTGTACCTTTCCAGCATATGCCATTCGTGGGCGGAATGGGTCAGTGGAGGAGTTCCTCTTAGGTCTTCAGGAGGAGGTCCGTTCACTTGGAGAATGGATTCGCGAAAAGAACTTACGAGTGACCACGATTTACTTTGGTGGGGGGACGCCTACTTCGATTACTGCAGAACAAATGGAAGAGTTATTTATAGAGATGGAACGTTCCATCCCTGGGTTCCATGAAGTTCGGGAGCTTACAGTAGAAGCAGGTCGTCCTGATACGCTTTCTCCCGACAAGATTGAACTGATGAAAAAGTGGAAGGTAGATCGCATCAGTATTAATCCACAAAGTTTTAAGGAAGATACACTCAAGTTGATTGGGAGACATCATACTGTAAAAGAGACTCTTGAAAAATATCAGCTAGCGATGGAGATGGGCCTAACCAATATTAATATGGATCTGATCATTGGCTTGCCAAATGAAGGAGTCTCCGATTTTGCTCGTTCTCTTGAGATTGTGGACAAACTTCGTCCAGAGTCGATTACAGTGCATACGCTCTCTTTTAAGCGTGGATCGCATATGTCACAGAACAAAACCAAATATACGGTAGCCGACAGATATGAGACTGCAGAGATGGTACAGATGGCTAGAGACTGGACAATCGAGAAAGGCTATGTTCCTTACTATCTTTACCGTCAAAAAAATATCCTAGGGAACCAAGAAAATGTAGGATATGCATTGCCAAGCCGTGAGTCGCTTTACAATATCTTGATCATGGAAGAAAGACAAACCATTATCGGATTAGGTTGTGGGGCTGTTAGTAAGATCGTTACACCTGGTACAGGAGCTATTGACCGCCTGCCCAACCCAAAAGAACCACAAGCATATATTGATACGTATCGCGAGCATATCCAAGAAAAGATCGCCAAATTAAATGAGATTTATGCTGAAAAACCTCCTACTGTATAA
- a CDS encoding amino acid permease has product MSRDLKKGLSSRHLHMLAIGGTIGAGIFQGSAESINMAGPGVVIAYLVAGIILFFVMSSLAEMASANPGVDLRGLIHKALGYRVSFVAGWLYWVNWVVVIAVEIIAAGSFLHYWFPTVPIWMLSAVCAIGILLLNLLSVKVFGEVEFWLSAIKVATLVAFVFLGGYLLFSHGVGTEPAPGLTNYTAIGGFFPTGLTGVIGSLVIVIFSFGGSEMIGLTLSEVKDSHQVLPKVLRGVIVRISVFYIFPVLVIVGLVPWNQVGNSGSPFVQVLSALGLSEAANVMNFVMLVALLSAANSGMYATSRLLYSLAKDGEAPKMFTKLSRQNVPIYGIFVSTMFMFVGVYLSFVAQEKVFSQLMGIPGFTVLIMWILITFSQIRLRKTYEETALYKLAFFPISSWITLGSLGIILIAMVSTNSNMMHSIIAFGILGLLSIASFFIRSVHPAHVK; this is encoded by the coding sequence TTGAGTAGAGATTTAAAAAAAGGCTTATCAAGTCGTCATCTGCACATGCTAGCTATTGGTGGAACAATTGGCGCAGGCATTTTTCAAGGAAGCGCCGAGAGTATCAATATGGCAGGTCCTGGTGTAGTAATTGCATATCTGGTAGCAGGTATCATTCTTTTCTTTGTTATGAGTAGCTTAGCAGAGATGGCAAGTGCCAATCCTGGAGTGGATCTACGAGGGTTAATTCATAAAGCATTAGGATATCGGGTTTCTTTTGTAGCAGGTTGGCTATATTGGGTCAACTGGGTTGTGGTCATTGCGGTTGAGATCATCGCAGCTGGCAGCTTTCTCCACTACTGGTTTCCTACTGTTCCAATCTGGATGTTAAGTGCTGTCTGTGCGATTGGAATCTTACTATTAAACTTACTGAGTGTAAAAGTATTTGGAGAAGTAGAATTCTGGTTGTCAGCTATCAAAGTAGCAACCTTGGTAGCATTTGTTTTTTTGGGCGGCTATTTACTATTTTCTCACGGAGTGGGAACAGAACCCGCACCAGGTCTAACTAACTATACTGCTATAGGTGGATTTTTCCCGACAGGGTTGACAGGTGTGATCGGAAGTTTGGTTATTGTGATCTTTTCCTTCGGAGGAAGTGAAATGATCGGTCTTACTTTATCTGAGGTAAAAGATTCACACCAGGTACTACCAAAAGTTCTGCGTGGTGTGATCGTTCGTATTTCGGTGTTTTATATCTTCCCCGTCTTGGTTATTGTAGGATTGGTACCTTGGAATCAAGTTGGGAATTCAGGAAGTCCCTTTGTTCAGGTTCTCTCCGCTTTAGGTTTAAGTGAGGCAGCAAACGTGATGAACTTTGTCATGTTGGTAGCACTTCTGTCCGCAGCCAACTCGGGTATGTATGCAACCTCGCGTCTTCTATATTCGTTAGCTAAAGATGGCGAAGCTCCCAAAATGTTCACTAAGCTATCTCGTCAAAATGTACCGATCTATGGAATTTTCGTTAGTACTATGTTCATGTTTGTTGGAGTCTATCTCAGCTTTGTTGCTCAGGAAAAAGTATTTTCTCAATTGATGGGAATTCCAGGCTTTACAGTTCTCATTATGTGGATCTTAATCACCTTCTCACAGATTCGACTACGCAAAACCTATGAAGAAACTGCTCTATACAAGCTCGCATTTTTTCCAATCAGTTCATGGATTACGCTTGGATCATTAGGTATCATTCTCATAGCAATGGTCTCTACCAATTCAAATATGATGCATAGTATCATAGCGTTTGGAATTTTAGGTCTTTTAAGTATCGCTTCTTTCTTTATTCGATCAGTCCATCCAGCACACGTTAAATAG